From the Kitasatospora viridis genome, one window contains:
- a CDS encoding ABC transporter ATP-binding protein, which yields MAHSPALESAAGAVAEAAAPAGGPPVIRTQGLTKRFGGGQLAVDGLDLTVPRGSVFGFLGPNGSGKTTTIRMLMGLIAPTSGVATVLGESMPQSVTRVLPRVGALIEGPALYGFLSGRDNLRRFDSADPTCDPRTRDARVDRALERVGLAAAAGKKARAYSLGMKQRLGLAAALLQPRELLVLDEPTNGLDPQGMREIRALVREVAAEGTTVFLSSHLLDEIEQVCTHAAVMSKGRLVVQGTVAELAARAQGRLVVRTPDTTGAVAVLTAHEVTELQVTEGQVLGRPAADADEEWLPRLCAALVAAGVRVRGFGLERGTLEDAFVALTGEGFDVAG from the coding sequence GTGGCGCACTCCCCCGCGCTGGAGTCCGCGGCGGGGGCGGTGGCCGAGGCCGCCGCCCCCGCCGGGGGCCCTCCGGTCATCCGCACCCAGGGCCTGACCAAGCGGTTCGGCGGCGGCCAACTCGCCGTGGACGGGCTGGACCTCACCGTGCCGCGCGGCAGCGTCTTCGGGTTCCTCGGCCCGAACGGCTCCGGCAAGACCACCACCATCCGGATGCTGATGGGCCTGATCGCGCCCACCTCCGGTGTGGCCACCGTGCTCGGCGAGTCGATGCCGCAGTCGGTGACCCGGGTGCTGCCCCGGGTCGGCGCACTGATCGAGGGCCCGGCGCTGTACGGGTTCCTCTCCGGGCGCGACAACCTGCGCCGGTTCGACTCGGCCGACCCCACCTGCGACCCGCGCACCCGGGACGCCCGGGTCGACCGGGCGCTGGAGCGGGTCGGGCTGGCCGCCGCGGCCGGCAAGAAGGCCCGCGCCTACTCGCTGGGCATGAAGCAGCGGCTCGGGCTGGCCGCGGCGCTGCTCCAGCCGCGCGAGCTGCTGGTGCTGGACGAGCCGACCAACGGCCTGGACCCGCAGGGCATGCGGGAGATCCGGGCGCTGGTCCGCGAGGTCGCCGCCGAGGGCACCACGGTCTTCCTGTCCTCACACCTGCTCGACGAGATCGAGCAGGTGTGCACGCACGCCGCCGTGATGTCCAAGGGCCGGCTGGTGGTGCAGGGCACGGTGGCCGAGCTGGCCGCCCGCGCCCAGGGCCGGCTGGTGGTGCGCACCCCCGACACCACCGGCGCCGTGGCCGTGCTGACGGCGCACGAGGTGACGGAGCTCCAGGTGACGGAGGGTCAGGTGCTCGGCCGGCCCGCTGCCGACGCGGACGAGGAGTGGCTGCCGCGGCTCTGCGCGGCGCTGGTCGCGGCCGGGGTGCGGGTGCGCGGGTTCGGGCTGGAGCGCGGGACCCTGGAGGACGCCTTCGTGGCACTGACCGGAGAGGGATTCGATGTCGCGGGTTGA
- a CDS encoding ABC transporter permease, whose amino-acid sequence MSRVESPQRTAATEPVLAAGPRPQTVPGFLALFRSELGLTFRRVRSIALLGVLALVPILIGVVVKLETGNMRNGGGGGPAFLAQVTQNGVFLTFTALAVSLPVFLPMTVGVVAGDSVAGEATSGTLRYLLVAPAGRTRLLAAKFTAALTFCFAATLAVALAGLLIGSILFPVGDVALLSGDTIPLADGLLRMALIAVVVALSLSGLVAIGLFVSTLTNSGIAAMATTVGLVIIVQVLDSFPQLHTIQPWLFTHHWLTFADLLRQPMYWDGVLQNLGLQALYVAVFGAAAWARFSSRDITA is encoded by the coding sequence ATGTCGCGGGTTGAGTCACCGCAGCGGACCGCGGCCACCGAACCGGTGCTCGCCGCCGGGCCCCGGCCGCAGACGGTGCCCGGGTTCCTGGCGCTGTTCCGCAGCGAGTTGGGGCTGACCTTCCGCCGGGTGCGGTCGATCGCGCTGCTCGGCGTGCTGGCCCTGGTGCCGATCCTGATCGGCGTGGTGGTCAAGCTGGAGACCGGCAACATGCGCAACGGGGGCGGCGGCGGCCCCGCCTTCCTGGCCCAGGTCACCCAGAACGGGGTCTTCCTGACCTTCACCGCGCTCGCCGTCTCGCTGCCGGTCTTCCTGCCGATGACGGTCGGCGTGGTGGCCGGCGACTCGGTGGCCGGCGAGGCCACCTCCGGCACGCTGCGCTACCTGCTGGTCGCCCCGGCCGGCCGGACCAGGCTGCTGGCCGCCAAGTTCACCGCCGCACTGACCTTCTGCTTCGCCGCCACCCTGGCGGTGGCGCTGGCCGGGCTGCTGATCGGTTCGATCCTCTTCCCGGTCGGCGACGTGGCGCTGCTCTCCGGGGACACCATCCCGCTCGCCGACGGGCTGCTGCGGATGGCGCTGATCGCGGTGGTGGTGGCGCTCTCGCTCTCCGGACTGGTGGCGATCGGGCTCTTCGTCTCCACCCTCACCAACAGCGGGATCGCCGCGATGGCGACCACCGTGGGCCTGGTGATCATCGTCCAGGTGCTGGACAGCTTCCCCCAGCTGCACACCATCCAGCCCTGGCTCTTCACCCACCACTGGCTCACCTTCGCCGACCTGCTGCGCCAACCCATGTACTGGGACGGCGTGCTGCAGAACCTGGGGCTCCAGGCGCTCTACGTGGCGGTCTTCGGCGCGGCGGCCTGGGCCCGGTTCAGCTCCCGCGACATCACGGCCTGA
- the rarD gene encoding EamA family transporter RarD produces the protein MPQAARSENARGLWYGFAAYGMWGLFPLYWPLLEPSSAMEILANRMVWSLVAAVAILAVRRHWSWLRPLLGQPRRLALSALAAAVIAVNWGVYIWAVNAGHVVESSLGYFINPLVTIGFGVLLLHEKLRRAQWAAVGIGAVAVAVLTVGYGRLPWIALSLAFSFGSYGLLKKKVALGGLESFALEAGFLFPIALGYLGYLAATGHSSLGHGAGHTALLALTGPITAVPLLCFGASAIRLPLSTIGLMQYLAPVFQFLIGIVYFHETMEPARWAGFALVWVALLVLTWDALRRGTRAARGDAPQLGRGEPAVSEGVASGR, from the coding sequence ATGCCGCAGGCAGCTCGCAGCGAGAACGCACGGGGCCTCTGGTACGGCTTCGCCGCCTACGGCATGTGGGGGCTGTTCCCGCTCTACTGGCCCCTGCTGGAACCCAGTTCGGCCATGGAGATCCTGGCCAACCGGATGGTCTGGTCGCTGGTCGCGGCCGTGGCCATCCTGGCCGTGCGGCGGCACTGGTCCTGGCTGCGGCCGCTGCTGGGGCAGCCCAGGCGGCTCGCGCTGAGCGCGCTCGCGGCCGCCGTGATCGCGGTCAACTGGGGCGTCTACATCTGGGCGGTCAACGCCGGGCACGTGGTGGAGAGCAGCCTCGGCTACTTCATCAACCCGCTGGTGACCATCGGGTTCGGCGTGCTGCTGCTGCACGAGAAGCTGCGCCGGGCGCAGTGGGCGGCGGTCGGGATCGGCGCGGTCGCGGTGGCCGTGCTGACCGTCGGCTACGGGCGGCTGCCGTGGATCGCGCTCTCGCTGGCGTTCAGCTTCGGCAGCTACGGCCTGCTGAAGAAGAAGGTGGCGCTCGGCGGGCTGGAGAGCTTCGCGCTGGAGGCCGGCTTCCTCTTCCCGATCGCGCTGGGCTACCTCGGCTACCTGGCCGCCACCGGGCACTCCTCGCTGGGCCACGGCGCCGGTCACACCGCGCTGCTCGCGCTGACCGGGCCGATCACCGCCGTCCCGCTGCTCTGCTTCGGCGCCTCGGCGATCCGGCTGCCGCTCTCCACCATCGGGCTGATGCAGTACTTGGCGCCGGTGTTCCAGTTCCTGATCGGCATCGTCTACTTCCACGAGACCATGGAGCCGGCCCGCTGGGCGGGCTTCGCGCTGGTCTGGGTCGCGCTGCTGGTGCTCACCTGGGACGCGCTGCGCCGCGGCACGCGTGCCGCGAGGGGCGACGCGCCGCAGCTGGGGCGGGGCGAGCCGGCGGTCAGCGAGGGCGTAGCCTCCGGGAGGTAG
- a CDS encoding RNA polymerase sigma-70 factor: MTTAQREDPFLENRRLLFGTAYRMLGSVADAEDVLQDAWLKWAEADRSGVLNPRAYLVRTVTNLSLNKLTSARARRESYVGTWLPEPLLTAPDVAEDAELAESVSLAMLVVLETLSPLERAVFVLREVFGYSNAELAETLGKSEAAVRQLAHRAKAHVQERRPRFETGAAERRAVTERFLAACGSGEASKVMELLAPEVVSWSDGGGVVRAALRPIQGSDRVARWALGVLAKPELRDATAAFCWINGEEGVLFTAPDGSLVGALAVEVLDGVVHTMRCMINPAKLDGLRRSEPFRF, translated from the coding sequence GTGACCACTGCGCAGCGGGAAGACCCGTTCCTGGAGAACCGGCGACTGCTCTTCGGTACCGCGTACCGGATGCTGGGCAGCGTGGCGGACGCGGAGGACGTCCTGCAGGACGCCTGGTTGAAGTGGGCCGAGGCGGACCGGTCCGGGGTGCTCAACCCCCGGGCGTACCTGGTGCGGACGGTCACCAACCTCTCGCTCAACAAGCTGACCTCGGCCCGGGCGCGCCGGGAGTCCTACGTCGGCACCTGGCTGCCGGAGCCGCTGCTCACCGCGCCGGACGTGGCGGAGGACGCCGAGCTGGCCGAGTCGGTCTCGCTGGCGATGCTGGTGGTGCTGGAGACGCTGAGCCCGCTGGAGCGGGCGGTCTTCGTGCTGCGCGAGGTGTTCGGCTACTCGAACGCCGAGTTGGCCGAGACGCTGGGCAAGAGCGAGGCGGCGGTGCGGCAGTTGGCGCACCGGGCGAAGGCGCACGTGCAGGAGCGGCGGCCGCGGTTCGAGACCGGAGCGGCGGAGCGGCGTGCGGTGACCGAGCGCTTCCTGGCGGCCTGCGGGAGCGGCGAGGCGAGCAAGGTGATGGAGCTGCTGGCGCCCGAGGTGGTCTCCTGGTCGGACGGCGGCGGGGTGGTGCGGGCGGCGCTGCGGCCGATCCAGGGATCCGACCGGGTGGCGCGCTGGGCGCTCGGGGTGCTGGCCAAGCCGGAGCTGCGGGACGCCACCGCCGCGTTCTGCTGGATCAACGGCGAGGAGGGGGTGCTCTTCACGGCGCCGGACGGGAGCCTGGTGGGTGCGCTCGCCGTCGAGGTGCTGGACGGGGTGGTCCACACGATGCGCTGCATGATCAACCCGGCGAAGCTGGACGGTCTGCGCCGGAGTGAGCCGTTCCGCTTCTGA
- a CDS encoding DUF6191 domain-containing protein produces MPWYLWAVIAAPPALLLADRLLLLLERHGWVYWRKRQPEAGGGSVYSAINELQTLLSPAQRHVTEQKERQLVLRDDESAGAPHPGRIDLDSGRVVVRQPPAD; encoded by the coding sequence ATGCCGTGGTACCTGTGGGCCGTGATCGCCGCCCCGCCTGCCCTCCTCCTCGCCGACCGGCTGCTGCTCCTGCTGGAGCGGCACGGCTGGGTCTACTGGCGCAAGCGGCAGCCCGAGGCCGGCGGCGGCTCGGTGTACAGCGCGATCAACGAGCTCCAGACCCTGCTCTCGCCCGCCCAACGCCACGTCACCGAGCAGAAGGAGCGTCAACTCGTGCTCCGGGACGACGAGTCGGCCGGCGCACCGCATCCCGGCCGGATCGACCTCGACTCCGGCCGGGTGGTGGTCCGTCAACCGCCCGCCGACTGA
- a CDS encoding alpha/beta hydrolase — MKVRQVLLAAGAVALLCACGSPGSSGASPPDGCAPPGRARVVVASVPGGADRIRVTVFGKGPDTVVLSNESDEDLCSWLPPADHLTAAGYRVALWDYGTAGPVDELTAVTAAVRAADPPGPVVLLGASEGAKASLVAAAGIRPPVVGVVSLSAEAELAGGIDVESSIGRIGCPLLLLTATDDPYGSAPAARSFLAAARPGQARLLTLPGAAHGTALLQGPTAAEAQTAVDEFLHTAFGAAGQSAGG, encoded by the coding sequence ATGAAGGTGCGTCAGGTTCTGCTGGCGGCGGGAGCGGTCGCGCTGCTCTGTGCCTGCGGGAGCCCCGGGTCCAGCGGCGCGAGCCCGCCCGACGGCTGCGCGCCGCCCGGCCGGGCCCGGGTGGTGGTCGCGAGCGTGCCGGGCGGCGCCGACCGGATCCGGGTGACCGTCTTCGGCAAGGGCCCGGACACGGTGGTGCTGTCCAACGAGAGCGACGAGGACCTCTGCTCCTGGCTTCCGCCGGCCGACCACCTGACGGCGGCGGGCTACCGGGTCGCGCTCTGGGACTACGGGACCGCGGGCCCGGTCGACGAACTCACCGCCGTCACCGCCGCGGTGCGCGCCGCCGACCCGCCCGGGCCGGTGGTGCTGCTGGGCGCGTCGGAGGGCGCGAAGGCCTCGCTGGTGGCCGCCGCCGGGATCCGGCCGCCGGTGGTCGGCGTGGTCTCGCTGTCCGCCGAGGCCGAGTTGGCGGGCGGCATCGACGTCGAGTCGTCCATCGGCAGGATCGGCTGCCCGCTGCTCCTGCTGACCGCCACCGACGACCCGTACGGCTCGGCACCCGCCGCCCGCTCCTTCCTCGCGGCGGCCCGGCCCGGCCAAGCCCGCCTGCTCACCCTGCCGGGCGCCGCCCACGGCACCGCGTTGCTCCAGGGCCCGACGGCCGCCGAGGCGCAGACGGCGGTGGACGAGTTCCTGCACACCGCGTTCGGTGCGGCCGGTCAGTCGGCGGGCGGTTGA
- a CDS encoding alpha/beta hydrolase, whose product MTRRRSWTGVASSLVFAAAVLSGCSGGIPSAGAAARCGSPTGPAARALRLRTADGVGLAAIEAGGGPRGVVLVPESGVSGGCGWWPYAAELVGHGFRVLLFDARCQGSSDCPASPGDGIADTAAAVDQLRRDGADRLAVLGASAGASAALAYAAHAAPGVRAVAALSADDFAQAGAAAPAVRLPVLMAVAADDPYASVDATRQLFAALGTPAVDRTLVVLPAGAGHGWELTADSAPAGFRAELLDFLTRRLA is encoded by the coding sequence ATGACACGAAGACGTTCCTGGACCGGGGTTGCTTCGTCGCTCGTGTTCGCGGCGGCCGTGCTCTCGGGGTGCAGCGGGGGGATCCCGAGCGCCGGCGCCGCTGCCCGCTGCGGGTCGCCGACCGGTCCGGCGGCCCGCGCGCTGCGGCTGCGCACCGCCGACGGGGTGGGGCTGGCCGCGATCGAGGCCGGCGGCGGGCCGCGCGGTGTGGTGCTGGTGCCGGAGTCCGGCGTGAGCGGCGGTTGCGGCTGGTGGCCGTACGCCGCCGAGCTGGTCGGGCACGGCTTCCGGGTGCTGCTCTTCGACGCCCGCTGCCAGGGCAGCAGCGACTGCCCGGCGAGCCCGGGCGACGGGATCGCCGACACTGCCGCGGCCGTCGACCAACTGCGCCGGGACGGTGCCGACCGGCTGGCCGTGCTCGGCGCCTCGGCGGGCGCGAGCGCGGCGCTCGCCTACGCCGCGCATGCGGCGCCCGGCGTCCGCGCGGTCGCCGCGCTGTCGGCGGACGACTTCGCGCAGGCCGGTGCGGCCGCGCCGGCCGTCCGGCTGCCGGTGCTGATGGCGGTGGCGGCCGACGATCCGTACGCGAGCGTGGACGCGACCCGGCAGCTGTTCGCGGCGCTGGGCACCCCGGCAGTCGACCGGACCCTGGTGGTGCTGCCCGCCGGGGCGGGCCACGGCTGGGAGTTGACCGCCGACAGCGCACCGGCCGGGTTCCGCGCCGAACTGTTGGACTTCCTCACCCGGAGGCTCGCGTGA
- a CDS encoding winged helix-turn-helix domain-containing protein yields MLRIELSADDLARVRFAARPAPLVELKLALMMLQRPDSAALFGRWRHGLRRRLPDTTRPLWDLLTPYRGPAFLDPVSTDLATGLHEVRTAPPALVRDGIERVWADRRSTPPSWLHDLADGRATAHQLLHRSLRDAYDTVLRESWPEIRSLHQAEYLRYALTAAEHGVAAALTALCPGSRLVDGTWELDAPHHRHLVAAGRGLTLLPTFHWTATPLLGAVPGQPTLLVYPAGPGIPVTPAATDHDPLAPVLGTTRARALRLLADPMTTTDLAHRLGISPGSASTHATALREAGLIATARDGRAVHHTRTALGTALAL; encoded by the coding sequence GTGCTGCGCATCGAACTCTCGGCGGACGACCTGGCCCGGGTCCGGTTCGCCGCCCGGCCGGCCCCGCTGGTCGAGTTGAAGCTCGCCCTGATGATGCTCCAACGCCCGGACTCCGCAGCCCTGTTCGGCCGCTGGCGGCACGGCCTGCGGCGCCGGCTGCCCGACACCACCCGCCCGCTCTGGGACCTGCTCACGCCCTACCGCGGGCCGGCCTTCCTCGACCCGGTGAGCACGGATCTGGCCACCGGGCTGCACGAGGTCCGCACCGCGCCGCCCGCCCTCGTCCGGGACGGCATCGAACGCGTCTGGGCCGACCGCCGGAGCACCCCGCCGTCCTGGCTCCACGACCTCGCCGACGGCAGGGCCACCGCCCACCAACTCCTCCACCGCAGCCTGCGCGACGCCTACGACACCGTGCTCCGCGAGAGCTGGCCGGAGATCCGCAGCCTCCACCAGGCCGAGTACCTGCGCTACGCCCTCACCGCCGCCGAACACGGAGTCGCAGCTGCCCTGACCGCCCTCTGCCCGGGCTCACGCCTGGTGGACGGCACCTGGGAACTCGACGCGCCCCACCACCGGCACCTGGTCGCCGCCGGCCGGGGGCTGACCCTGCTCCCCACCTTCCACTGGACCGCAACCCCCTTGCTCGGTGCCGTCCCGGGCCAACCGACCCTGCTCGTCTACCCCGCCGGCCCCGGCATCCCGGTCACCCCCGCCGCCACCGACCACGACCCCCTCGCCCCGGTCCTCGGCACCACCCGCGCCCGCGCCCTCCGCCTCCTCGCCGACCCGATGACCACCACCGACCTCGCCCATCGACTGGGCATCAGCCCGGGCTCCGCCTCCACCCACGCAACGGCCCTGCGCGAAGCCGGTCTGATCGCCACAGCCCGCGACGGCAGAGCGGTCCACCACACCCGCACCGCCCTGGGCACGGCCCTCGCACTGTGA
- a CDS encoding DUF397 domain-containing protein has product MRSSAWQKSSYSANHDDCVEVRTADGLVELRESDSGDIIVRTTPVKFAKFLQGVKDGEFDHHADLSN; this is encoded by the coding sequence ATGCGTAGCTCTGCATGGCAGAAGTCCAGCTACTCTGCCAATCACGACGACTGCGTCGAGGTCCGCACAGCCGACGGCCTGGTCGAACTCCGCGAGTCCGACAGCGGCGACATCATCGTCCGCACCACCCCCGTCAAGTTCGCCAAGTTCCTCCAGGGCGTCAAGGACGGCGAGTTCGACCACCACGCCGACCTCAGCAACTGA
- a CDS encoding DUF397 domain-containing protein codes for MTNTEWQKSSFSGSGGDCVEVRTADGLVELRESDSGDIIVRTTPVKFAKFLQGVKDGEFDHHADLGN; via the coding sequence ATGACGAACACCGAGTGGCAGAAGTCCAGCTTCAGCGGATCCGGCGGCGACTGCGTCGAGGTCCGCACAGCCGACGGCCTGGTCGAACTCCGCGAGTCCGACAGTGGCGACATCATCGTCCGCACCACCCCCGTCAAGTTCGCCAAGTTCCTCCAGGGCGTCAAGGACGGCGAGTTCGACCACCACGCCGACCTCGGCAACTGA
- a CDS encoding 2-oxoacid:ferredoxin oxidoreductase subunit beta: protein MSELRSLSLVPKAEALQTAKEFKTDQEVRWCPGCGDYVILNAVQAFMPELGIRRENTVFISGIGCSSRFPYYMNTYGVHSIHGRAPAIATGLATSRRDLSVWVVTGDGDALSIGGNHLIHALRRNVNLKILLFNNRIYGLTKGQYSPTSEIGKITKSTPMGSLDAPFNPVSLALGAEATFVARTIDSDRPHLTSVLRAAAQHEGTALVEIYQNCNIFNDGAFDVLKDAESAESALIRLQHGEPVLFGGRGVFRDRATGELTVAEVTDANRAEVVVHDAHSASPVSAFALSRLADNDTLHQTPIGVFRDVERPVYDTLMADQLQTAVREKGAGDLTDLLHGKDTWTVA, encoded by the coding sequence ATGAGCGAGCTGCGTTCCCTTTCTCTTGTTCCGAAGGCTGAAGCCCTGCAGACCGCCAAGGAGTTCAAGACCGACCAGGAGGTGCGCTGGTGCCCGGGGTGTGGGGACTACGTGATCCTCAACGCCGTCCAGGCCTTCATGCCGGAGCTGGGGATCCGGCGGGAGAACACCGTCTTCATCTCGGGGATCGGGTGTTCCTCGCGGTTCCCGTACTACATGAACACCTACGGGGTGCACTCGATCCACGGGCGCGCGCCGGCGATCGCCACGGGGCTGGCGACCTCGCGGCGGGACCTGTCGGTGTGGGTCGTCACTGGCGATGGTGATGCTCTCTCCATCGGCGGCAACCACCTGATCCACGCGCTGCGGCGCAACGTCAACCTGAAGATCCTGCTCTTCAACAACCGGATCTACGGATTGACGAAGGGTCAGTACTCGCCGACCTCGGAGATCGGCAAGATCACCAAGTCGACGCCGATGGGCTCGCTGGACGCGCCGTTCAACCCGGTCTCGTTGGCGCTGGGTGCGGAGGCGACGTTCGTCGCGCGGACCATCGACTCCGACCGGCCGCACCTGACGTCGGTGCTGCGGGCGGCGGCGCAGCACGAGGGCACGGCGCTGGTGGAGATCTACCAGAACTGCAACATCTTCAACGACGGCGCGTTCGATGTCTTGAAGGACGCGGAGAGCGCCGAGAGCGCCCTGATCAGGCTGCAGCACGGCGAGCCGGTGCTGTTCGGCGGGCGGGGCGTCTTCCGTGACCGGGCGACCGGCGAGTTGACGGTCGCCGAGGTGACGGACGCCAACCGCGCCGAGGTGGTGGTGCACGACGCGCACAGCGCCAGCCCGGTGAGCGCCTTCGCCCTGTCGCGCCTGGCCGACAACGACACCCTGCACCAGACCCCGATCGGCGTCTTCCGCGACGTCGAGCGCCCGGTCTACGACACCCTGATGGCCGACCAGCTGCAGACGGCGGTGCGGGAGAAGGGTGCCGGCGACCTGACCGACCTGCTGCACGGGAAGGACACCTGGACGGTCGCCTGA
- a CDS encoding 2-oxoacid:acceptor oxidoreductase subunit alpha, protein MRRVDRVIIRFAGDSGDGMQLTGDRFTSETASFGNDLSTLPNFPAEIRAPQGTLPGVSSFQLHFADHDILTPGDAPNVLVAMNPAALKANLPDLPRGAEIIVDTDEFTKRALAKVGYAADPLGDGSLDGYHLHKVPLTTLTLEALKESGLQRKDAERAKNMFALGLLSWMYHRPTKGTESFLRTKFAKKPAIAEANITAFRAGWNFGETTEDFAVSYEVAPAKLPAGTYRNISGNLALAYGLIAAGQRSGLPLFLGSYPITPASDILHELSKHKNFGVRTFQAEDEIAGIGAALGAAFGGALGITTTSGPGVALKSETIGLAVSLELPLLVVDIQRGGPSTGLPTKTEQADLLQAMFGRNGEAPVPIVAPATPAECFDAALEAARIAVAYRTPVMLLSDGYLANGSEPWRIPAVDELPVIEPDFATGPNTEDGAFWPYKRDAATLARPWAVPGTPGLEHRIGGIEKQDGTGNISYDPANHDLMVRTRQAKIDGITVPPLEVDDPDGQAKVLVVGWGSTYGPIAAAVRRVRADGGHVAQAHLRHLNPFPANLGTVLAGYDKVIVPEMNLGQLAMLLRAKYLVDAESYNQVRGLPFKAAQLADVLWAAIGTLDGETR, encoded by the coding sequence ATCCGGCGGGTGGATCGGGTGATCATCCGGTTCGCGGGGGACTCGGGTGACGGGATGCAGCTCACCGGGGACCGGTTCACCTCGGAGACGGCATCGTTCGGCAACGACCTCTCCACCCTGCCGAACTTCCCGGCCGAGATCCGGGCACCACAGGGCACCCTGCCCGGGGTCTCCAGCTTCCAGTTGCACTTCGCCGACCACGACATCCTGACCCCGGGCGACGCGCCGAACGTGCTGGTCGCGATGAACCCGGCGGCCCTCAAGGCCAACCTGCCGGACCTGCCGCGCGGTGCCGAAATCATCGTGGACACCGACGAGTTCACCAAGCGGGCGCTGGCCAAGGTGGGCTACGCGGCGGATCCGCTGGGCGACGGTTCACTGGACGGCTACCACCTGCACAAGGTGCCGCTGACCACGCTCACCCTGGAGGCGCTCAAGGAGAGCGGCCTGCAGCGCAAGGACGCCGAGCGGGCGAAGAACATGTTCGCGCTCGGCCTGCTCTCCTGGATGTACCACCGGCCGACCAAGGGGACGGAGTCGTTCCTGCGGACCAAGTTCGCCAAGAAGCCGGCCATCGCCGAGGCCAACATCACCGCGTTCCGGGCCGGTTGGAACTTCGGCGAGACCACCGAGGACTTCGCGGTCTCCTACGAGGTGGCGCCGGCCAAGCTGCCGGCTGGCACCTACCGCAACATCTCCGGCAACCTGGCGCTCGCCTACGGCCTGATCGCCGCCGGCCAGCGCTCCGGGCTGCCGCTCTTCCTCGGCTCCTACCCGATCACCCCGGCCTCCGACATCCTGCACGAGCTGTCCAAGCACAAGAACTTCGGTGTGCGGACCTTCCAGGCCGAGGACGAGATCGCCGGCATCGGCGCGGCGCTCGGTGCCGCCTTCGGCGGCGCGCTCGGCATCACCACCACCTCCGGGCCCGGCGTGGCGCTGAAGTCGGAGACCATCGGGCTCGCGGTCTCGCTCGAACTGCCGCTGCTGGTGGTGGACATCCAGCGCGGCGGCCCGTCCACCGGGCTGCCCACCAAGACCGAGCAGGCCGACCTGCTGCAGGCGATGTTCGGCCGCAACGGCGAGGCGCCGGTGCCGATCGTGGCGCCCGCCACCCCGGCCGAGTGCTTCGACGCGGCGCTGGAGGCGGCCCGGATCGCGGTCGCCTACCGGACCCCGGTGATGCTGCTCTCGGACGGCTACCTGGCCAACGGCTCGGAGCCCTGGCGGATCCCGGCCGTGGACGAACTGCCGGTGATCGAACCGGACTTCGCGACCGGCCCGAACACCGAGGACGGGGCGTTCTGGCCCTACAAGCGCGATGCGGCGACCTTGGCCCGCCCGTGGGCGGTGCCCGGCACCCCCGGGCTGGAGCACCGGATCGGCGGCATCGAGAAGCAGGACGGCACCGGCAACATCTCCTACGACCCGGCCAACCACGACCTGATGGTCCGCACCCGGCAGGCCAAGATCGACGGCATCACCGTGCCGCCGCTGGAGGTCGACGACCCGGACGGGCAGGCCAAGGTGCTGGTGGTCGGCTGGGGCTCGACCTACGGGCCGATCGCGGCGGCGGTGCGCCGGGTGCGCGCCGACGGCGGCCACGTCGCCCAGGCCCACCTGCGCCACCTCAACCCCTTCCCGGCCAACCTCGGTACCGTGCTGGCCGGTTACGACAAGGTGATCGTGCCGGAGATGAACCTGGGCCAGCTGGCGATGCTGCTGCGCGCCAAGTACCTGGTGGACGCCGAATCCTACAACCAGGTCCGCGGACTGCCCTTCAAGGCGGCCCAGTTGGCGGACGTGCTGTGGGCGGCGATCGGCACCCTGGACGGAGAGACCCGATGA
- a CDS encoding response regulator transcription factor, with amino-acid sequence MRVVIAEDSVLLREGLTRLLTDRGLEVVAGVSDAVALLKTIDDLAAGDGLPDVVVADVRMPPTFTDEGVRACVTLRGLYPGLGVLVLSQYVEEQYAGELLAGSTRGVGYLLKDRVAEVREFVDAVKRVAEGGTALDPEVVQQLLSRSRKGDVLTGLTPREREVLGLMAEGRTNAAIAKQLVVSDGAVEKHVSNIFQKLGLGQSQQDHRRVLAVLTYLNS; translated from the coding sequence CTGCGCGTCGTCATCGCCGAGGATTCGGTCCTGCTCCGGGAGGGCCTGACCCGGCTGCTCACCGACCGCGGCCTGGAGGTGGTGGCCGGGGTGAGCGACGCCGTGGCCCTGCTGAAGACGATCGACGACCTGGCGGCGGGCGACGGGCTGCCCGACGTGGTGGTGGCCGACGTGCGGATGCCCCCCACGTTCACCGACGAGGGCGTGCGGGCCTGCGTCACGCTGCGCGGGCTGTACCCCGGGCTGGGGGTGCTGGTGCTCTCCCAGTACGTCGAGGAGCAGTACGCCGGTGAGCTGCTGGCCGGCTCCACCCGGGGCGTCGGCTACCTGCTGAAGGACCGGGTCGCCGAGGTCCGCGAGTTCGTCGACGCGGTGAAGCGGGTCGCCGAGGGCGGCACCGCGCTGGACCCCGAGGTGGTGCAGCAGTTGCTCAGCCGCAGCCGCAAGGGTGACGTGCTGACCGGCCTGACCCCGCGCGAGCGCGAGGTGCTCGGCCTGATGGCAGAGGGCCGGACCAACGCCGCGATCGCCAAGCAGCTGGTGGTCTCGGACGGCGCGGTGGAGAAGCACGTCTCCAACATCTTCCAGAAGCTGGGCCTCGGGCAGAGCCAGCAGGACCACCGCCGGGTGCTCGCGGTTCTCACCTACCTCAACTCCTGA